In the genome of Bacillota bacterium, one region contains:
- a CDS encoding BlaI/MecI/CopY family transcriptional regulator — protein sequence MTIKLFDSELKVMEILWERGDTTAKQIAATLLKEVGWSKSTTYTVIKKCIDKGAIKRMEPNFVCRPVITKEQAQEFETTELINKMYDGAADQLVASILGRKNLSPEEIKRLKQLVNELE from the coding sequence ATGACTATCAAACTATTCGACTCGGAACTGAAAGTTATGGAGATTTTGTGGGAGAGAGGCGATACAACTGCCAAGCAAATTGCAGCCACTTTGCTGAAGGAAGTAGGCTGGAGCAAAAGCACCACCTATACGGTTATCAAGAAGTGTATTGACAAGGGTGCGATAAAAAGGATGGAACCCAATTTTGTCTGCCGTCCTGTGATTACGAAGGAACAAGCGCAAGAATTTGAAACCACGGAGCTTATTAACAAAATGTATGACGGCGCTGCTGATCAGCTGGTGGCTTCTATTTTAGGGCGGAAAAATTTATCCCCTGAGGAAATCAAAAGGCTAAAGCAGCTGGTTAATGAGCTAGAATGA